A stretch of Brassica rapa cultivar Chiifu-401-42 chromosome A08, CAAS_Brap_v3.01, whole genome shotgun sequence DNA encodes these proteins:
- the LOC103835242 gene encoding uncharacterized protein LOC103835242 — protein MEVGSLSLLITLLSSSMLAMLFRGSNIVKCDKQKREREKKKNQTKGKSKKEMAYRRRQGITRASTFNDDIYNQTPDHDHGDLKGHSNGGSSFRSSQSFSSHSSLAAQAIRASSNSHDDATTRNESRGFWGILAQKAKSILEEDEEEEQQQHQQQQRNVVVSEPSNNNNNNNPTIRKSIEKITTTMNHIGDSFEKGRTIVESQIRKKGSDLMENGPWQPLTQPSPHESQLKASRDVAMATAAKAKLLLRELKTVKADLAFAKQRCSQLEEENKRLRDNREKGNTNPADDDLIRLQLETLLAEKARLAHENSIYARENRFLREIVEYHQLTMQDVVYIDEGIEEVAEVNPSITRTLSMASFSGASELPVSPSPSSPGSPSRLSVSTDVYPVLVQQSSASDVVESPKPVRPPSLGYADDGKRPSSQLSV, from the exons ATGGAAGTTGGGTCGCTGTCCCTCCTGATCACTCTTCTTTCTTCATCAATGTTGGCGATGCTCTTCAG AGGATCAAACATTGTAAAGTGTGataaacaaaagagagagagagagaagaaaaagaatcaAACAAAGGGGAAGAGCAAAAAAGAAATGGCGTATAGGAGAAGACAAGGGATCACAAGAGCTTCAACATTCAACGACGATATCTACAATCAAACACCTGATCACGACCACGGCGATCTCAAAGGTCACTCCAACGGCGGATCCTCCTTCAGATCTTCTCAATCTTTCTCCTCTCATTCCTCCCTTGCCGCTCAAGCAATCCGCGCCTCCTCCAATTCCCACGACGATGCAACGACGAGGAACGAGAGCCGCGGCTTCTGGGGTATCCTCGCTCAGAAAGCCAAATCAATCCTCGAGgaggacgaagaagaagagcagcaacaacaccaacaacaacaacgaaaCGTCGTCGTTTCAGAGCCCtcgaataataataataacaataaccCTACGATACGCAAAAGCATAGAGAAGATCACTACGACGATGAATCATATAGGAGACAGTTTCGAGAAGGGCCGTACCATCGTAGAGTCTCAGATCAGGAAGAAAGGATCAGATCTAATGGAGAACGGTCCATGGCAACCGTTAACGCAACCGAGCCCACACGAGTCTCAGCTCAAAGCTTCACGTGACGTGGCCATGGCTACAGCAGCCAAAGCCAAGCTCCTCCTACGCGAATTAAAAACGGTTAAAGCTGACCTAGCGTTCGCTAAACAAAGATGTTCCCAGCTCGAGGAAGAAAACAAACGGTTAAGAGATAACCGGGAAAAGGGTAACACCAATCCAGCGGATGATGACCTAATCAGGCTTCAGCTCGAGACGTTACTTGCGGAGAAAGCAAGACTAGCGCACGAGAACTCTATCTACGCGAGAGAGAACAGGTTCTTGAGAGAGATCGTTGAGTATCATCAGTTAACGATGCAGGACGTTGTTTATATCGACGAAGGTATCGAAGAAGTCGCTGAGGTGAATCCTTCCATCACTCGAACGCTCTCAATGGCTTCGTTTTCGGGTGCTTCTGAGTTGCCTGTCTCTCCTTCTCCTTCGTCTCCGGGTTCGCCTTCTCGGCTTTCGGTTTCTACCGATGTTTATCCGGTTTTGGTTCAGCAGAGTTCGGCTAGTGATGTTGTTGAGAGTCCTAAACCGGTTCGACCACCTTCTTTGGGATATGCGGATGATGGTAAGAGACCATCGTCTCAGCTCTCTGTTTAG
- the LOC103835241 gene encoding gibberellin 2-beta-dioxygenase 2, with amino-acid sequence MVVLSQHVALDNHLSVIPTYKPVPVPVVDLTDPEAKTLIVKACEEFGFFKVVNHGVRPDLMTRLEQAAVGFFALPQSLKNQAGPPEPYGYGSKRIGPNGDVGWIEYILLNANPQLTSPKTSAIFRQTPQIFREAVEEYMKEVKKVTCKVLEMVTEGLGIEPRDTLSKMVRDEKSDSCLRMNHYPTAEEEVEKMCYGPITLRVFKSV; translated from the exons ATGGTGGTTTTATCACAGCACGTTGCTTTAGATAACCACTTATCCGTAATCCCAACATACAAACCGGTTCCGGTCCCCGTCGTGGACCTAACCGACCCAGAAGCCAAAACTCTAATCGTGAAAGCCTGTGAAGAGTTTGGTTTCTTCAAGGTTGTAAACCACGGAGTCCGACCAGACCTCATGACCCGGTTAGAGCAGGCGGCTGTCGGCTTCTTCGCCTTGCCACAGTCTCTTAAAAACCAGGCCGGTCCGCCTGAACCGTACGGTTATGGTAGTAAACGGATTGGACCAAACGGGGACGTGGGATGGATAGAGTATATTCTCCTCAATGCTAATCCTCAGCTCACGTCTCCCAAAACCTCCGCCATTTTCCGTCAAACCCCACAAATTTTCCG agagGCGGTGGAGGAGTACATGAAGGAGGTGAAGAAAGTCACGTGCAAAGTGTTGGAGATGGTGACGGAAGGATTAGGGATAGAGCCAAGGGACACACTGAGTAAGATGGTGAGAGATGAGAAGAGCGACTCTTGCTTGAGAATGAACCATTATCCTACGGCGGAGGAAGAGGTGGAGAAGATG TGCTACGGTCCAATAACACTGCGGGTCTTCAAATCTGTATGA
- the LOC103835246 gene encoding LOW QUALITY PROTEIN: uncharacterized protein LOC103835246 (The sequence of the model RefSeq protein was modified relative to this genomic sequence to represent the inferred CDS: deleted 1 base in 1 codon; substituted 1 base at 1 genomic stop codon) yields MALREIVSDDIESYSEPSLCLDKAKELLALLNLPTGLLPLKDMTEVGHNKTKGFVWMRMRSKIEHTFAAIGRKVIYDTEITAFVEDRRLKRLTGVKSKELMIWVPVHDIFIKRKSLRRXHLLITPACHEHLRFQHFRARADESEEKEK; encoded by the exons ATGGCGTTACGAGAGATAGTAAGTGATGATATAGAGAGCTACAGTGAGCCATCTCTTTGTCTGGATAAAGCCAAGGAGCTTCTTGCACTCCTCAATTTACCCACAGGATTGTTGCCACTGAAGGACATGACAGAAGTTGGgcacaacaaaacaaaagggTTTGTGTGGATGAGGATGAGAAGCAAGATTGAGCATACATTCGCTGCAATAGGTCGTAAAGTGATATATGACACGGAGATAACTGCTTTTGTTGAAGACCGTAGGTTGAAGAGACTAACGGGAGTTAAAAGCAAGGAACTCATGATCTGGGTTCCAGTGCATGATATCTTCATC AAGAGAAAGAGCCTGAGAAGATAACATTTGCTAATAACACCGGCCTGTCACGAACATTTAAGGTTTCAGCATTTCAGAGCGAGGGCTGATGAATCGGAAGAAAAAGAGAAGTGA
- the LOC103835575 gene encoding uncharacterized protein LOC103835575 encodes MEVHNGKNTSFWYDSWSQLGRLKEIIGDRGPLGIGIAENALIEDVVRNHRRRRHRVRILNEMEDEIDMLRDRMDQEQDIPLWKQEGDRFLNKFSTKKTWLQLRQQQPDCRWSKGIWFPQYTPKYSFLAWVARRNRLQTCDRIHTWNATVDTLCVLCKEEQETCKHLFFGCRFAGKVWRELVGGIMKEHFTTEWDEIWEVISNPNPSYTKTEMFLIQYTFQTLLHSIWRERNARRHGEQPRDEEFLVTWVDKTIRLKLLSVKGMGKQHFEEGLAAWFGARILGSS; translated from the coding sequence ATGGAAGTGCATAATGGAAAGAACACTTCATTCTGGTATGATTCATGGTCACAATTGGGACGACTTAAAGAGATTATAGGAGACAGAGGACCGCTTGGGATTGGGATTGCAGAGAACGCTTTGATTGAGGATGTGGTACGAAATCATAGAAGGAGAAGGCATCGGGTGAGAATTCTGAATGAAATGGAGGATGAGATTGATATGTTGAGAGACAGAATGGATCAGGAACAAGATATACCGCTTTGGAAACAGGAGGGGGATagatttttgaataaattttcaACTAAAAAGACATGGCTGCAATTGCGTCAGCAACAGCCTGActgcagatggagtaaaggtatCTGGTTTCCTCAATATACACCTAAGTACTCATTCTTAGCTTGGGTGGCTAGAAGGAATAGATTGCAAACATGTGATAGGATCCATACCTGGAATGCAACTGTGGATACACTGTGTGTGCTTTgcaaagaagaacaagaaacttGTAAGCACTTGTTTTTTGGTTGTCGATTTGCTGGGAAAGTGTGGAGAGAATTAGTTGGGGGGATCATGAAGGAGCACTTCACTACGGAATGGGATGAGATCTGGGAAGTAATTTCTAATCCTAATCCTAGTTATACCAAGACAGAGATGTTTCTGATTCAGTACACATTCCAAACCCTGCTGCACAGTATATGGAGGGAGAGAAATGCAAGAAGACATGGGGAGCAACCAAGAGATGAGGAGTTCTTGGTTACTTGGGTGGATAAAACGATTAGGCTGAAGTTGCTGTCAGTCAAGGGAATGGGTAAACAACACTTTGAAGAGGGATTGGCTGCTTGGTTTGGAGCGAGAATACTTGGAAGTTCTTGA
- the LOC103835247 gene encoding mannosyl-oligosaccharide 1,2-alpha-mannosidase MNS3: MSKSLPYSVKDVHYDNAKFRHRSPLKVLSQSLLTLNTKRDYASCSTGKFLILILIFGIACLMLMGTNDSPLNEKGKVTFVGGLRLGRLLRKPPRLPPRLSPDEGQLKGNTTNSPKWAARQQSVKEAFDYAWSGYRKYAMGYDELMPISQRGVDGLGGLGATVVDALDTAMIMGHGNIVSEAGSWVEAHLLERISQKGQVNLFETTIRVLGGLLSAYHLSGGDHGPKPDVYLNVAKDLADRLLSAFNSSPTAVPYSDVILRESTAHPAPGGMSSTAEVASVQLEFNYLSAVSGDPKYSAEAMKVLAHIKTLPKTEGLVPIYISPHSGEFVGENIRLGSRGDSYYEYLIKVWLQQGGKLNGNFTYLHDMYTEAMKGVRHLLVRKSIPKGLVFVGELPYGSKGEFSPKMDHLVCFLPGTLALGATKGLTKEKALAENLLSFEDLENLKLAEDLAKACFEMYEVTATGLAPEIAYFHTEEYSEDGLEGGNKSSAYAKDIIIKHADRHNLLRPETVESLFVLYRITKDTKYREQGWQIFEAFEKHTKVKSGGYTSLDDVTEVPPHRRDKMETFFLGETLKYLYLLFGDDSVIPLDKFVFNTEAHPLPIRNI; encoded by the exons ATGTCGAAGTCTCTACCGTATTCAGTGAAAGATGTTCATTACGACAATGCCAAGTTCAGACATCGATCTCCTTTAAAG GTTCTGTCTCAAAGCTTGCTTACTCTTAACACAAAACGTGACTACGCAAGCTGCAGCACGGGGAAGTTCCTTATATTGATACTGATCTTTGGAATAGCATGTCTAATGCTGATGGGTACTAATGACTCTCCTCTCAATGAAAAAGGAAAGGTCACTTTCGTTGGGGGTCTTAGACTAGGCAGACTTTTGAGAAAGCCGCCTAGGCTCCCACCTCGGTTATCACCTGACGAAGGACAGTTAAAAGGTAACACCACTAATAGCCCAAAATGGGCAGCCAGACAGCAAAGTGTAAAGGAAGCTTTCGACTACGCATGGTCTGGCTACAGAAAGTATGCAATGGGCTACGACGAGCTTATGCCTATTAGCCAGAGAGGCGTGGATGGGTTAGGAGGTTTGGGCGCCACTGTGGTCGACGCTCTCGACACAGCCATGATAATGGGCCATGGTAACATCGTTTCCGAGGCAGGGTCATGGGTAGAGGCTCATCTCTTGGAGAGGATCAGCCAAAAGGGTCAAGTTAATTTGTTTGAGACTACAATACGTGTGTTAGGTGGGCTTCTAAGTGCATACCATCTGAGTGGTGGAGACCACGGACCAAAACCAGATGTCTATCTAAACGTTGCCAAAGATTTGGCTGACCGTTTGCTTTCGGCTTTTAACTCCAGCCCTACTGCAGTTCCTTATAGTGACGTCATACTGCGTGAGTCAACGGCTCATCCAGCTCCAGGGGGGATGAGCAGCACTGCAGAAGTCGCCTCTGTGCAGCTTGAGTTTAACTACCTCAGTGCTGTTTCTGGTGATCCGAAGTACAGTGCAGAGGCTATGAAGGTCTTGGCTCATATAAAGACTCTTCCTAAGACAGAAGGTCTTGTTCCAATCTACATCAGCCCTCACTCAGGTGAGTTTGTTGGTGAGAACATAAGATTGGGATCTCGTGGGGATAGCTACTATGAGTATTTGATCAAAGTGTGGCTTCAGCAAGGAGGAAAATTGAACGGTAACTTCACATATCTGCATGATATGTACACCGAGGCGATGAAAGGAGTGAGGCACTTGCTTGTGCGCAAATCAATTCCAAAGGGTCTTGTCTTTGTAGGGGAGTTGCCTTACGGGTCTAAGGGAGAGTTCAGTCCCAAAATGGATCATCTG GTTTGCTTTTTGCCTGGTACTCTTGCTCTTGGTGCTACCAAGGGACTCACAAAAGAGAAAGCCCTTGCGGAGAATCTTTTATCCTTTGAGGATCTTGAAAACTTGAAACTTGCGGAAGATTTAGCGAAAGCATGCTTTGAGATGTATGAAGTAACAGCCACTGGCCTTGCTCCAGAGATTGCTTACTTCCACACAGAG GAATACTCTGAGGATGGTCTTGAAGGAGGGAACAAGAGTTCAGCTTATGCAAAAGACATAATCATAAAGCATGCTGATCGGCATAATCTACTCCGCCCTGAGACTGTTGAATCACTCTTTGTTCTCTACCGTATCACAAAAGATACAAA aTACAGAGAACAAGGATGGCAGATCTTTGAAGCGTTTGAAAAGCACACAAAGGTGAAATCAGGTGGATACACATCGTTAGATGATGTAACGGAAGTGCCTCCTCATAGGAGAGATAAGATGGAGACGTTTTTCCTCGGTGAGACGTTGAAGTACTTGTACTTGCTCTTTGGAGATGACTCGGTGATACCGTTGGATAAGTTTGTTTTCAACACTGAAGCTCATCCGTTGCCTATAAGAAACATCTGA